The proteins below come from a single bacterium genomic window:
- a CDS encoding nucleotidyltransferase domain-containing protein, with protein sequence MTRIKLNTDEITAFCRRNHIRRFSFFGSVLREDFGPESDVDILVEFEPGAEPGLFGMARLERELRSRISLTAALDYDRLYRHVDPAANTYGATREGGQMFGRIVQASRAHFYNFSLGLKVGM encoded by the coding sequence ATGACTCGGATAAAGTTGAACACAGATGAAATAACCGCTTTCTGCCGGCGGAACCACATCCGCAGGTTCTCTTTCTTCGGCTCGGTGCTGCGGGAGGATTTCGGCCCGGAGAGCGATGTGGACATCCTGGTGGAGTTCGAACCGGGGGCTGAGCCAGGCCTGTTCGGCATGGCGCGCCTGGAGCGGGAGCTGCGCTCCAGGATCAGCCTGACCGCGGCCCTGGATTACGACCGTCTGTACCGGCATGTGGACCCGGCTGCGAACACCTACGGCGCAACCCGGGAGGGCGGGCAAATGTTCGGCAGGATAGTACAGGCCAGCCGGGCGCATTTCTACAATTTCTCGCTGGGGTTGAAAGTCGGTATGTAG
- the fliP gene encoding flagellar type III secretion system pore protein FliP (The bacterial flagellar biogenesis protein FliP forms a type III secretion system (T3SS)-type pore required for flagellar assembly.): MSKIVRKLGWLRKVRWTAWASLVILGLVMCLTGAAQAQAPAAAPTGGGMLFPSINVGVGQSHNPQDLAITLQILFLMTLLSLAPSILIMMTCFTRIVVVFHFLRQALGTQGMPPNQLLIGLALFLTFYIMMPVWTEINDRALQPYLRHDIVQAEAFNRGLKPIRTFMLKQVREKDLSLFVFMSKMEKPKSADDIPTLTIIPAFIISELRIAFQIGFLIYLPFIMIDMIVSSVLLSMGMMMLPPVVISLPFKVLLFVMVDGWYLLVSSLMRSFN, encoded by the coding sequence TTGTCCAAAATTGTCCGCAAGCTCGGCTGGCTGCGAAAAGTGCGCTGGACCGCCTGGGCTTCCCTTGTCATACTCGGCCTTGTCATGTGCCTGACCGGCGCGGCCCAGGCCCAGGCCCCGGCCGCCGCGCCAACGGGCGGCGGCATGCTTTTCCCCAGCATCAATGTCGGCGTGGGCCAGAGCCATAACCCGCAGGACCTGGCGATCACACTACAGATACTGTTCCTGATGACCCTGCTCTCGCTCGCCCCCTCGATCCTGATCATGATGACCTGCTTTACCCGGATCGTGGTGGTGTTCCACTTTCTGCGCCAGGCCCTGGGCACCCAGGGCATGCCGCCGAATCAGTTACTTATCGGCCTGGCCCTGTTCCTCACTTTCTACATCATGATGCCGGTCTGGACCGAGATCAACGACCGCGCGCTGCAGCCCTACCTGAGGCACGATATAGTCCAGGCCGAGGCGTTCAATCGCGGCCTCAAGCCCATCCGCACCTTCATGCTCAAACAGGTGCGCGAGAAGGATTTATCTCTGTTCGTGTTCATGAGCAAGATGGAAAAGCCCAAGAGCGCGGATGATATCCCCACCCTGACCATCATCCCGGCCTTCATCATCAGCGAGCTGCGTATCGCGTTCCAGATCGGGTTCCTGATCTATCTGCCCTTTATCATGATCGACATGATTGTCTCCAGCGTGCTTCTTTCAATGGGTATGATGATGCTGCCGCCTGTGGTTATCTCCTTGCCGTTCAAGGTGTTGCTGTTCGTGATGGTGGACGGCTGGTACCTGCTGGTGAGCAGCTTGATGCGAAGTTTCAATTAG
- the fliQ gene encoding flagellar biosynthesis protein FliQ: protein MTEQFVIHLGREVFMTSVLVAAPMLLAGLVIGVAISIVQTATSIQEQTLTFIPKILAVAAALILFFPWMMNTLLTFTADLITNIPNYIK, encoded by the coding sequence TTGACCGAGCAGTTCGTTATCCATCTGGGCCGCGAGGTGTTCATGACCTCGGTCCTGGTCGCGGCTCCCATGCTGCTGGCCGGCCTGGTGATCGGCGTGGCGATAAGCATCGTGCAGACCGCCACCTCGATCCAGGAGCAGACCCTGACTTTCATCCCCAAGATTCTGGCCGTGGCCGCGGCGCTGATCCTGTTTTTCCCCTGGATGATGAACACGCTGCTCACGTTCACCGCTGACCTGATCACCAACATTCCCAACTATATCAAGTGA
- the fliR gene encoding flagellar type III secretion system protein FliR: MAEITLRQIEIYSIIFFRVSGVIFMLPFFGSENVPRLVRIGLALVITMVLVPTIDIARVTFPDALVPYVVMVARELLVGFVFGYIATLLFTGIQFAGDLLGFQMGLRIGNIIDPMSEEQISVIGSMQNLLAILIYLSLFWDHFLFKAMAASFQVIPLGGVVLNPRLPSELIRMSGEVFVIALKMGAPVLVAMLLADVALGFIARTAPQINVFIIGFPVKVGLGLILLGISLPFFAFVFGRLVGRMENDFMIALRLMGMG; the protein is encoded by the coding sequence GTGGCCGAAATAACGCTCCGTCAGATAGAAATCTACTCGATCATCTTTTTCCGGGTGAGCGGGGTGATTTTCATGCTCCCGTTCTTCGGCTCGGAGAACGTGCCGCGCCTGGTGCGTATCGGGCTGGCCCTGGTGATCACCATGGTGCTGGTTCCCACGATCGACATCGCGCGGGTTACGTTCCCCGACGCCCTGGTGCCCTACGTGGTCATGGTGGCCCGCGAGCTGCTGGTGGGGTTCGTGTTCGGCTACATCGCCACTCTTCTGTTCACTGGAATACAATTTGCGGGAGACCTGTTAGGCTTCCAGATGGGTCTGCGCATAGGCAACATCATCGACCCGATGAGCGAGGAGCAGATTTCGGTCATCGGCTCGATGCAGAACCTGCTGGCAATCCTGATCTACCTGAGCCTGTTCTGGGACCATTTCCTGTTCAAGGCGATGGCGGCCAGTTTCCAGGTGATCCCGCTGGGGGGAGTGGTGCTCAACCCGCGCCTGCCCTCCGAGCTGATCCGCATGAGCGGCGAGGTGTTCGTGATCGCCCTGAAAATGGGGGCGCCGGTGCTGGTGGCGATGCTGCTGGCGGATGTGGCCCTGGGTTTCATCGCCCGGACCGCGCCGCAGATCAACGTCTTCATCATCGGCTTTCCGGTCAAGGTGGGGCTGGGCCTGATCCTGCTGGGGATAAGCCTGCCGTTTTTCGCGTTCGTGTTCGGGCGGTTGGTGGGACGGATGGAGAACGATTTCATGATCGCCCTGCGTCTGATGGGCATGGGATAA
- the flhB gene encoding flagellar biosynthesis protein FlhB: MAEEQSFQEKTEDPSQKRLDDAREEGNVPRSAELSSAMVLLAGITALYFIGWRMWQDMGLASRFIFIHAPEIELTSDSLPTLAQESVLFCIKLMAPIFALVMVVGVLTGVAQSGANFTFKPLSPKFSKMNPLEGIKRAFFSARTVIELVKSLLKVTVVAGLAAWTIRGMFVDYIPLLDQEAGQIFLYLMTQMFKLSLRIAFLILAMAVLDYLWQRFEQRRKLRMSRQEVKEERKQQEGDPAVKSRIRSIQMEMARKRMMADVKEADVVVTNPTHLAVAIKYDIATMRAPMVLAKGARLVAEKIKEIARANDIPVIENKPLAQALFKSVDVGQEVPADLYKAVAQVLAYVYRLKKKRIA; encoded by the coding sequence ATGGCCGAGGAACAGAGCTTTCAGGAAAAGACAGAGGACCCCAGTCAGAAACGGCTGGATGACGCCCGGGAGGAAGGCAACGTACCCCGGTCGGCCGAGCTGTCGAGCGCGATGGTCCTGCTGGCCGGGATAACCGCGCTCTATTTCATCGGCTGGCGGATGTGGCAGGACATGGGCCTGGCCAGCCGCTTCATTTTCATCCACGCCCCCGAGATCGAGCTGACCAGCGACAGCCTGCCGACTTTGGCCCAGGAGTCGGTGCTGTTCTGCATCAAGCTGATGGCGCCCATTTTTGCCCTGGTCATGGTGGTGGGAGTGCTGACCGGGGTGGCGCAGTCCGGGGCGAATTTCACGTTCAAGCCCCTCAGCCCCAAGTTCAGCAAGATGAACCCGCTGGAGGGGATCAAGCGTGCCTTTTTCTCGGCCCGCACCGTGATCGAGCTGGTAAAAAGCCTGCTCAAGGTGACTGTGGTGGCGGGCCTGGCGGCCTGGACCATCCGCGGGATGTTTGTCGACTACATCCCCCTGCTGGACCAGGAGGCGGGGCAGATTTTCCTCTACCTGATGACCCAGATGTTCAAGCTCAGCCTGCGTATCGCCTTTCTGATCCTGGCCATGGCCGTGCTCGATTACCTCTGGCAGCGTTTCGAGCAGCGGCGCAAGCTGCGCATGAGCCGTCAGGAGGTCAAGGAGGAGCGCAAGCAGCAGGAGGGCGACCCGGCGGTCAAGAGCCGTATCCGCTCTATCCAGATGGAGATGGCGCGCAAGCGCATGATGGCGGACGTGAAAGAGGCCGACGTGGTGGTGACCAACCCGACCCACCTGGCCGTGGCGATCAAGTACGACATAGCCACCATGCGCGCCCCGATGGTCCTGGCCAAGGGCGCCCGCCTGGTGGCCGAGAAGATCAAGGAGATCGCCCGGGCCAACGATATCCCGGTGATCGAGAACAAGCCCCTGGCCCAGGCCCTGTTCAAGTCCGTGGACGTGGGCCAGGAGGTCCCGGCCGACCTGTACAAGGCCGTGGCCCAGGTGCTGGCCTACGTGTACCGCCTGAAGAAGAAACGCATCGCCTGA